From one Melospiza melodia melodia isolate bMelMel2 chromosome 4, bMelMel2.pri, whole genome shotgun sequence genomic stretch:
- the NDUFA12 gene encoding NADH dehydrogenase [ubiquinone] 1 alpha subcomplex subunit 12: MAEYVQVLKRALKHIGGHGGVRGAIVQLLRVNDLKTGNLIGIDKYGNKYYEDKRNFFGRHRWVVYTEEMNGKNTFWEVDGSMVPPEWHRWLHAMTDDPPTTHPPVARKFIWEKHKFNVSGTPEQYVPYSTTRKKIHEWIPPKPASK; encoded by the exons ATGGCGGAGTACGTGCAGGTGCTGAAGCGGGCGCTGAAGCACATCGGCGGCCACGGCGGCGTCCGCGGCGCCATCGTGCAGCTGCTCAG GGTCAACGATTTGAAGACTGGTAATCTGATAGGAATTGACAAATATGGAAACAAATACTATGAAGACAAAAGAAACTTCTTTG GTCGGCACAGATGGGTTGTATATACTGAGGAAATGAATGGCAAAAATACCTTCTGGGAAGTTGATGGAAGCATGGTGCCCCCTGAATG GCACCGCTGGCTGCACGCAATGACGGATGACCCTCCAACCACTCATCCACCAGTTGCTCGTAAATTTATCTGGGAGAAGCATAAATTCAATGTGAGTGGCACTCCCGAGCAGTACGTGCCTTACTCCACTACTCGCAAGAAGATACACGAGTGGATCCCACCCAAACCAGCCAGCAaatag